In the Phaseolus vulgaris cultivar G19833 chromosome 7, P. vulgaris v2.0, whole genome shotgun sequence genome, one interval contains:
- the LOC137829164 gene encoding uncharacterized protein — protein sequence MEMSFSLVYGSDAMIPVEIHESSPRFQSFVAEESDEERRVNLDLLDEAREYVRIKAEAIKRRVEHQYSSKVKPRQFQVADLVMRIAHPYELENKLSPKWIGPFRVTEARGNGLYKLETLEGGLISRTWNAANLKFYFS from the coding sequence ATGGAGATGTCGTTCAGCCTAGTATACGGATCggatgccatgatcccagtagagatccacgAGAGCTCACCGCGCTTCCAGAGTTTCGTGGCTGAAGAGTCCGACGAGGAGAGGAGGGTGAATCTAGATCTGTTGGACGAAGCACGAGAATATGTGAGAATAAAGGCTGAGGCcataaagagaagagtagagcatCAGTACAGCTCCAAGGTGAAGCCCCGACAGTTCCAAGTGGCTGACTTGGTCATGCGGATAGCTCATCCATAtgagttggagaacaagttgtcccctAAGTGGATCGGGCCCTTTAGAGTAACTGAAGCTCGGGGGAACGGGTTGTACAAGCTTGAAACTCTGGAGGGAGGCCTCATCTCACGCACTTGGAACGCGGCaaacttgaagttttatttcagttaa
- the LOC137829166 gene encoding uncharacterized protein translates to MSVEVFEDHSPGVDITFTKEDLRDVVPHDNDPIVISLVTAGRTVHRVLVDQGSSADVMFWPTFEKLQLSPNQLRPYGGCLYGFAGDQVEVRGYIELRTTFTDGLASRTEKIRYLVVNAPSAYKILLGRPTLNRTGAVPSTRHMKVKLPSMEGVVITIRSDQKEAKKCYENNLKNKRSVCHVTTTPPPGVRIE, encoded by the coding sequence ATGTCAGTGGAGGTttttgaggatcactcacccggcgtggacattacgttcaccaaagaagaccttagggatgttgtgcctcatgacaatgaccctattgtaatctcgcttgttacggcgggaaggacggTCCATCGGGTGCTGgtcgatcaaggaagctcggcagacgtgatgttttggccaactTTCGAAAAGTTACAGTTATCCCCTAACcagctgaggccatatgggggctgtTTATACGGTTTTGCCGGtgatcaagtggaggtcagggggtacattgagttaaggacgacgttcacagatgggCTGGCCTCGCGcacagagaagatcaggtaccttgttgtgAACGCTCCGTCGGCATACAaaatcctgttgggaaggccaacacttaACAGgacaggagctgtgccttcaacaaggcacatgaaggtcaagttaccttcgatggagggggtggtcATCACCATCCgttctgaccaaaaggaggctaagaagtgctatgaaaacaacctcaagaacaagagatcgGTATGCCATGTAACCACAACGCCACCCCCTGGTGTGAGGATTGAGTAG
- the LOC137829167 gene encoding uncharacterized protein — translation MVISVVTAGRKVHHVLVDQGSSTNVMFWTTFNKLQLSLDLLRPYTGCLYGFAGDQVEVCGHLELRTTFTDGVTSRTENIGYLVVNAPSAYNILLGRPTLNRLRAVSSTRHMKMKLPDLGGKVITIKSNQKEAKRCYENNLKMKRGCSWLPPGRQARKGSPHQR, via the coding sequence ATGGTGATCTCAGTAGTAACCGCAGGGAGGAAGGTACACCATGTACTtgtggatcaaggaagctcgacaaacgtgatgttctggacgactttcaacaagctgcaattgTCCCTTGACCTACTAAGGCCTTATACTGGTTGTTTGTACGGCTTCGCGGGAGATCAGGTGGAGGTGTGTGGACACCTAGAGTTGAGGACCACCTTCACAGACGGTGTCACGTCCCGTACGGAGAACATTGGGTACCTCGTCGTCAATGCCCCCTCTGCATATAACATATTGCTAGGTAGACCTACGCTGAACAGGCTGAGGGCAGTAtcgtcgacgaggcacatgaagatgaagttgcctgaCTTGGGGGGaaaggtgattaccatcaagtCAAATCAGAAGGAGGCTAAGAGATGTTACGAGAACAATCTCAAGATGAAGAGGGGGTGTTCATGGTTACCACCAGGGCGCCAAGCGAGGAAGGGGTCGCCCCATCAGAGATAG